One Candidatus Paceibacterota bacterium DNA segment encodes these proteins:
- a CDS encoding VOC family protein — translation MLKINPYLNFPGNAEEAFNFYKSVFGGEFAYLQRYKDVKDLPNADKFSESDKEKIMHISLPIGKENVLMASDSIASMGHPIKIGDNFNLSISTESEKEADEIFGRLAAGGKVEMALEKTFWGAYFGMLQDKFGIWWMISYDYNLKTVVKEN, via the coding sequence ATGCTTAAAATAAACCCATATCTAAATTTTCCAGGCAATGCAGAGGAGGCTTTTAACTTTTACAAGTCAGTCTTTGGGGGTGAGTTTGCCTACCTCCAGCGCTATAAGGATGTAAAGGATTTACCAAATGCTGATAAGTTTTCTGAAAGTGATAAGGAAAAAATAATGCACATTTCTCTACCTATCGGAAAAGAAAATGTACTCATGGCTAGTGACTCTATTGCATCGATGGGGCACCCTATAAAAATAGGAGACAATTTCAACCTCTCAATCAGCACCGAAAGTGAGAAAGAGGCAGACGAAATCTTTGGCAGATTGGCGGCTGGCGGAAAGGTAGAAATGGCCCTCGAAAAAACTTTCTGGGGCGCTTATTTCGGAATGTTGCAGGATAAATTTGGTATCTGGTGGATGATTAGCTATGACTACAATCTAAAAACCGTTGTAAAGGAGAATTAA